The Halomonas sp. HAL1 genome segment GCTAGGGTGAGGCCCCGCCTCCATTGACAGTGCACACTAAGCCCATGCAAGACTTAATTGATGACATTGCCGCAGCCATGGCGAAAGCAGAGGAACGTGGCAAGGTCGCAGACTATATTCCCGAACTTGGTCATGTAGACCCACAACAATTTGCCATTTCGCTCGCCACCGTCGATGGCCAGGTATATTCGGCGGGCTGCGCGACCACCCCCTTCTCAATCCAAAGCATTTCCAAAGTTTTTACGCTGACGATTGCGCTAGGCCAGATGGGCGACTCACTCTGGACAAAAGTGGGCCGTGAACCCTCGGGCGACCCCTTCAACTCTATCGTGCAGCTTGAACACGAAAGCGGCAAACCGCGTAACCCGTTTATTAACGCCGGTGCCATTGCGGTAGTCGATGCGATTATGATGGGCCATGAACCCAAAGAGACGCTGGGTGAGATTCTAAGCTTTGTGCGTTATATCGCCGATGACGACAGCATTTGCTTTGACCATGCGGTAGCTGCATCAGAGATGGCGCACCGCGACCGCAATGCTTCATTGGCGCATTTCATGAAAGCCTTTGGTCACCTTCGCCACGATGTTGATAAGGTGCTAGGCACCTACTTTCATCAGTGTGCTATTGCGATGAGCTGTAAGCAGCTCGCTCATGCCGGCCTGTTCCTGGCTTCAGATGGCGTCAACAAACCCAGCGATATTCGAGTCGTCGCCCCTCAGCGGGCACGGCGTATCAATTCACTGATGATGATGTGTGGGCACTACGACGCCTCAGGGGAGTTCGCCTTTCGGGTGGGCCTGCCCGGCAAAAGTGGCGTGGGCGGCGGCATACTAGCCATCGCCCCAGGCCACGGCGCCATTGCCGTTTGGTCACCGGGGTTAGACCCCTACGGCAACAGCTTGCTAGGCACCCAGGCGCTTGAAATGTTTGTACAGCGCACAGGCTGGTCGGTGTTTGGGCATTAAAAGCAAAGAGTTAAAGGCAATGGTTTAATCAGTCACCTCAATTTTGTTCAATACCGCCAACAAGAACCATTACAAACTCCTTGCACTACCAAGGAGAATGACAATGAGCGCTACACTACTGCTGCCTACACTTCTGCCCATGACTGCATTTGCTCTTGCTGCGTCTATTTCGCCGGGGCCGGTCAACATCGTTTGTTTGAGTAGCGGTACGCATTACCCTATCGCTAAAGGGCTTGTTTTTGTAACCGGCGCCACGCTGGGTTTTGTCGCACTGTTTTTAGCCATCGGCGCTGGCCTTTACTCCCTGCTGAGTGTGGTGCCACTGCTGGAAACGTTTTTACGCTGGGCAGGCATTCTGTTTTTACTCTATCTCAGCTATCAACTTTTACAGCACGATGGGCGCTTGCAGGAGCGAGCCGGCGTCAAAGCCCCAGGGTTTATGACAGGCGCCATGATGCAGTGGCTCAACCCCAAGGCGTGGCTGGCATCTGCCGCTGGCATTGGTGCCTACACCAGTGCTGATGCCCCCTATCAGCTATGGCTGTTTGCCGGTCTCTATTTGCCTATTTGCTGGATATCGCTAGCCAGTTGGGTATATGCAGGCGCTTTTCTGAAACGCTATGTTCATCGTCCTATCATCTTACTAACGGTTAACCGCGCACTCGCTATCTGCCTGGCGGCTAGCGCTATTGCCTTACTGATTGAGTAATGGGTAGCGGTACTGGTTTGGTGTCGCTGCTACCAGCCGCTTAAAGGTTCTTTGAAAGTGGGGCTGGTCA includes the following:
- a CDS encoding glutaminase, producing MQDLIDDIAAAMAKAEERGKVADYIPELGHVDPQQFAISLATVDGQVYSAGCATTPFSIQSISKVFTLTIALGQMGDSLWTKVGREPSGDPFNSIVQLEHESGKPRNPFINAGAIAVVDAIMMGHEPKETLGEILSFVRYIADDDSICFDHAVAASEMAHRDRNASLAHFMKAFGHLRHDVDKVLGTYFHQCAIAMSCKQLAHAGLFLASDGVNKPSDIRVVAPQRARRINSLMMMCGHYDASGEFAFRVGLPGKSGVGGGILAIAPGHGAIAVWSPGLDPYGNSLLGTQALEMFVQRTGWSVFGH
- a CDS encoding LysE family translocator yields the protein MSATLLLPTLLPMTAFALAASISPGPVNIVCLSSGTHYPIAKGLVFVTGATLGFVALFLAIGAGLYSLLSVVPLLETFLRWAGILFLLYLSYQLLQHDGRLQERAGVKAPGFMTGAMMQWLNPKAWLASAAGIGAYTSADAPYQLWLFAGLYLPICWISLASWVYAGAFLKRYVHRPIILLTVNRALAICLAASAIALLIE